A genome region from Maniola jurtina chromosome 22, ilManJurt1.1, whole genome shotgun sequence includes the following:
- the LOC123876876 gene encoding MYG1 exonuclease isoform X3 encodes MLKRLPEYKDAEIVRTRDMDKLRTCDIVVDVGAEFDHEKKRYDHHQREFTETLSSLRPELGDKYKIKLSSAGLIYAFYGENVLKQLTPKGDPLKPEDLRLIYKKVYENLVEEMDAIDNGVPMTDEEPRYKIRTHLSARIHRLNPEWNSQLNSNVDKIFETAMALVSEEFLYTVNYFITVWLPARDYVKSALEERLEVHESGQILEFKERFPWKEHLFDLEEELGISGEIKYVIFKDKPNSWRVQAVPVKPTSFVTRKPLNKKWWGVRDTELSQVAGIEDCIFCHSTGFIGGNTTSGGALAMAIDSLNAAI; translated from the exons ATGCTCAAACGTTTACCTGAATACAAAGATGCGGAGATCGTCCGAACTAGGGACATGGACAAACTCAG GACATGTGACATAGTGGTGGACGTAGGAGCAGAGTTTGACCATGAAAAGAAACGGTATGACCACCATCAGAGAGAGTTTACGGAGACCTTAAGCTCTTTGAGACCAGAGCTTGgcgataaatataaaatcaa attAAGTTCAGCCGGTCTGATCTACGCGTTTTACGGCGAAAATGTCCTTAAGCAACTTACACCAAAAGGTGACCCCCTAAAACCAGAGGACCTACGGTTAATATACAAGAAAGTATACGAAAACTTAGTGGAAGAAATGGACGCCATAGACAATGGGGTGCCAATGACAGACGAAGAACCACGGTACAAAATACGTACCCATTTGAGCGCTAGAATACATAGATTGAACCCGGAATGGAATTCCCAGTTGAATTCCAACGTTGACAAGATTTTTGAAACCGCTATGGCTTTGGTTAGCGAGGAGTTTTTGTATACTGTTAACTATTTTATAACAGTATGGTTGCCTGCCAGAGATTATGTTAAGTCGGCGTTGGAAGAACGGTTAGAAGTGCATGAATCTGGACAAATATTAGAATTTAAGGAAAG ATTCCCATGGAAGGAGCATCTGTTTGACCTGGAAGAGGAATTAGGGATCAGCGGTGAAATCAAATATGTAATATTCAAGGATAAACCTAATTCGTGGAGAGTTCAGGCTGTTCCCGTTAAACCAACCAGCTTTGTTACAAG GAAACCCTTGAACAAGAAATGGTGGGGCGTCCGCGACACAGAACTTAGCCAAGTGGCCGGTATAGAAGATTGTATATTCTGTCACAGCACCGGCTTCATCGGCGGAAACACCACAAGTGGTGGTGCTTTAGCCATGGCGATAGACAGCTTAAACGCCGCCATCTAA
- the LOC123876876 gene encoding MYG1 exonuclease isoform X1, with amino-acid sequence MLIRELGRHFLNQSNFRNFSASLKLCKYPIMKIGTHDGVFHCDEVLACYMLKRLPEYKDAEIVRTRDMDKLRTCDIVVDVGAEFDHEKKRYDHHQREFTETLSSLRPELGDKYKIKLSSAGLIYAFYGENVLKQLTPKGDPLKPEDLRLIYKKVYENLVEEMDAIDNGVPMTDEEPRYKIRTHLSARIHRLNPEWNSQLNSNVDKIFETAMALVSEEFLYTVNYFITVWLPARDYVKSALEERLEVHESGQILEFKERFPWKEHLFDLEEELGISGEIKYVIFKDKPNSWRVQAVPVKPTSFVTRKPLNKKWWGVRDTELSQVAGIEDCIFCHSTGFIGGNTTSGGALAMAIDSLNAAI; translated from the exons ATGTTGATTCGGGAACTTGGTAGACATTTTCTTAACCAATCTAATTTTCGTAATTTTAGTGCTAGCCTAAAGTTGTGCAAATATCCAATCATGAAG attGGGACCCACGATGGCGTCTTCCATTGCGACGAAGTCCTCGCATGTTACATGCTCAAACGTTTACCTGAATACAAAGATGCGGAGATCGTCCGAACTAGGGACATGGACAAACTCAG GACATGTGACATAGTGGTGGACGTAGGAGCAGAGTTTGACCATGAAAAGAAACGGTATGACCACCATCAGAGAGAGTTTACGGAGACCTTAAGCTCTTTGAGACCAGAGCTTGgcgataaatataaaatcaa attAAGTTCAGCCGGTCTGATCTACGCGTTTTACGGCGAAAATGTCCTTAAGCAACTTACACCAAAAGGTGACCCCCTAAAACCAGAGGACCTACGGTTAATATACAAGAAAGTATACGAAAACTTAGTGGAAGAAATGGACGCCATAGACAATGGGGTGCCAATGACAGACGAAGAACCACGGTACAAAATACGTACCCATTTGAGCGCTAGAATACATAGATTGAACCCGGAATGGAATTCCCAGTTGAATTCCAACGTTGACAAGATTTTTGAAACCGCTATGGCTTTGGTTAGCGAGGAGTTTTTGTATACTGTTAACTATTTTATAACAGTATGGTTGCCTGCCAGAGATTATGTTAAGTCGGCGTTGGAAGAACGGTTAGAAGTGCATGAATCTGGACAAATATTAGAATTTAAGGAAAG ATTCCCATGGAAGGAGCATCTGTTTGACCTGGAAGAGGAATTAGGGATCAGCGGTGAAATCAAATATGTAATATTCAAGGATAAACCTAATTCGTGGAGAGTTCAGGCTGTTCCCGTTAAACCAACCAGCTTTGTTACAAG GAAACCCTTGAACAAGAAATGGTGGGGCGTCCGCGACACAGAACTTAGCCAAGTGGCCGGTATAGAAGATTGTATATTCTGTCACAGCACCGGCTTCATCGGCGGAAACACCACAAGTGGTGGTGCTTTAGCCATGGCGATAGACAGCTTAAACGCCGCCATCTAA
- the LOC123876876 gene encoding MYG1 exonuclease isoform X2 encodes MKIGTHDGVFHCDEVLACYMLKRLPEYKDAEIVRTRDMDKLRTCDIVVDVGAEFDHEKKRYDHHQREFTETLSSLRPELGDKYKIKLSSAGLIYAFYGENVLKQLTPKGDPLKPEDLRLIYKKVYENLVEEMDAIDNGVPMTDEEPRYKIRTHLSARIHRLNPEWNSQLNSNVDKIFETAMALVSEEFLYTVNYFITVWLPARDYVKSALEERLEVHESGQILEFKERFPWKEHLFDLEEELGISGEIKYVIFKDKPNSWRVQAVPVKPTSFVTRKPLNKKWWGVRDTELSQVAGIEDCIFCHSTGFIGGNTTSGGALAMAIDSLNAAI; translated from the exons ATGAAG attGGGACCCACGATGGCGTCTTCCATTGCGACGAAGTCCTCGCATGTTACATGCTCAAACGTTTACCTGAATACAAAGATGCGGAGATCGTCCGAACTAGGGACATGGACAAACTCAG GACATGTGACATAGTGGTGGACGTAGGAGCAGAGTTTGACCATGAAAAGAAACGGTATGACCACCATCAGAGAGAGTTTACGGAGACCTTAAGCTCTTTGAGACCAGAGCTTGgcgataaatataaaatcaa attAAGTTCAGCCGGTCTGATCTACGCGTTTTACGGCGAAAATGTCCTTAAGCAACTTACACCAAAAGGTGACCCCCTAAAACCAGAGGACCTACGGTTAATATACAAGAAAGTATACGAAAACTTAGTGGAAGAAATGGACGCCATAGACAATGGGGTGCCAATGACAGACGAAGAACCACGGTACAAAATACGTACCCATTTGAGCGCTAGAATACATAGATTGAACCCGGAATGGAATTCCCAGTTGAATTCCAACGTTGACAAGATTTTTGAAACCGCTATGGCTTTGGTTAGCGAGGAGTTTTTGTATACTGTTAACTATTTTATAACAGTATGGTTGCCTGCCAGAGATTATGTTAAGTCGGCGTTGGAAGAACGGTTAGAAGTGCATGAATCTGGACAAATATTAGAATTTAAGGAAAG ATTCCCATGGAAGGAGCATCTGTTTGACCTGGAAGAGGAATTAGGGATCAGCGGTGAAATCAAATATGTAATATTCAAGGATAAACCTAATTCGTGGAGAGTTCAGGCTGTTCCCGTTAAACCAACCAGCTTTGTTACAAG GAAACCCTTGAACAAGAAATGGTGGGGCGTCCGCGACACAGAACTTAGCCAAGTGGCCGGTATAGAAGATTGTATATTCTGTCACAGCACCGGCTTCATCGGCGGAAACACCACAAGTGGTGGTGCTTTAGCCATGGCGATAGACAGCTTAAACGCCGCCATCTAA